One region of Halomonas huangheensis genomic DNA includes:
- the ung gene encoding uracil-DNA glycosylase: MTQVLPDSWQAWLGDEFEQPYMQALREFLAREKAARKVVYPHSSDWFRAFELTPLDQVKIVMLGQDPYHGPGQAHGLCFSVRPEVRTPPSLVNIYKELAQDVGFQPVNHGHLESWARQGVLLLNTSLTVEHGNAGSHRGQGWETFTDKAIATVSAKAPPSVFLLWGSHARAKKSLVDTSRHLILESPHPSPLSAYRGFFGNHHFSRANAFLKEHGREPVNWQLPDTP; the protein is encoded by the coding sequence ATGACCCAGGTGCTTCCCGATAGCTGGCAGGCGTGGTTGGGTGATGAATTCGAGCAGCCCTATATGCAGGCACTGCGTGAGTTCCTTGCTCGTGAAAAAGCGGCGCGCAAGGTCGTCTATCCGCATTCTTCTGACTGGTTCCGCGCCTTTGAACTGACACCGCTGGATCAGGTCAAGATCGTAATGCTGGGCCAGGACCCCTATCACGGGCCAGGCCAGGCTCATGGTCTGTGCTTCTCGGTGAGGCCAGAAGTACGTACGCCACCATCGCTGGTCAATATCTACAAGGAACTGGCACAGGATGTTGGCTTCCAGCCCGTCAATCATGGTCACCTGGAGAGCTGGGCGCGCCAGGGAGTGTTGCTGCTCAACACCTCGCTGACGGTAGAACACGGCAACGCCGGCTCTCATCGGGGGCAAGGTTGGGAGACCTTTACCGACAAGGCCATCGCCACGGTCAGTGCCAAGGCGCCACCTTCGGTGTTTCTGCTGTGGGGTAGCCACGCACGGGCAAAGAAATCACTGGTTGATACCAGCCGGCATCTGATACTTGAGTCTCCTCATCCTTCGCCGTTGTCCGCGTACCGTGGTTTCTTCGGCAACCATCATTTCTCGCGTGCCAATGCCTTCCTGAAAGAGCATGGTCGTGAGCCGGTGAACTGGCAGTTGCCCGATACCCCCTGA
- the upp gene encoding uracil phosphoribosyltransferase — translation MSVHAINHPLVQHKLGLMREAGISTKSFRELAGEVAKLLTYEATADLELENYPLDGWNGETINVKLLKGKKVTIVPILRAGLGMLEGVTDLIPSARVSVVGLYRDEETLEPVPYFSKFAGDMDERMAIVIDPMLATGGSMVATLDMLRERGCTQMRVIVLVAAPEGIKRVQESYPDIEIYTASVDDRLDENGYIVPGLGDAGDKIFGTR, via the coding sequence ATGAGCGTCCACGCCATCAATCATCCCCTGGTTCAGCACAAGCTCGGCTTGATGCGCGAGGCCGGCATCAGTACCAAGAGCTTTCGCGAGCTGGCAGGAGAAGTGGCCAAGTTGCTCACTTATGAGGCCACCGCTGATCTGGAGCTGGAAAACTATCCGCTCGACGGTTGGAATGGCGAAACCATCAACGTCAAACTGCTCAAGGGAAAGAAAGTTACCATCGTACCGATTCTGCGGGCGGGACTGGGTATGCTGGAGGGCGTGACGGACCTGATTCCCAGTGCTCGCGTTAGCGTAGTTGGGCTCTATCGCGACGAGGAGACCCTCGAGCCGGTGCCTTACTTCTCCAAGTTTGCTGGTGATATGGATGAGCGTATGGCGATTGTCATCGATCCCATGCTGGCAACCGGTGGCTCCATGGTGGCGACTCTCGACATGTTACGCGAGCGCGGTTGCACCCAGATGCGTGTGATCGTGCTGGTTGCGGCACCCGAGGGCATCAAGCGGGTTCAGGAATCCTATCCGGACATCGAAATCTATACCGCCTCGGTAGATGATCGCCTGGATGAGAACGGGTATATCGTGCCCGGCCTCGGCGATGCCGGTGACAAGATTTTCGGAACACGTTGA
- a CDS encoding ABC transporter ATP-binding protein, producing MSLSLEAVTRAVANETHLDQISLTLESGSFNVLLGRTLAGKTSLMRLMAGLDQPSSGRILINGEDVTGRGVRERNVSMVYQQFINYPHQSVFDNIASPLKIARVAGDEIQQRVHEVASLLHIEHLLERMPLELSGGQQQRTAMARALVKDADLVLFDEPLVNLDYKLREEFREELGALFASRDCIAVYATTEPAEALALGGHTAVLHEGRLVQYGATADVYRRPQSLTAAEMFSEPPINVLSGYIRGGEVTFDEDVHFPLDEALATLAEGRYHFGVRPSHLTLKQQSEDDLTLNVQVDLAEISGSETFLHVHSDKVSLVAHLAGVHSFAVDQQLRLYFPIHGLYAFDGSGTTVHVPGAARMNVAQGDV from the coding sequence ATGTCCCTGAGCCTGGAAGCGGTCACCCGTGCAGTGGCCAATGAAACACATCTCGATCAGATATCACTGACTCTGGAATCAGGGTCCTTCAATGTGCTGCTGGGCCGCACGCTGGCCGGCAAGACCTCTCTAATGCGCCTGATGGCTGGATTGGACCAGCCAAGTAGTGGTCGCATTTTGATAAACGGTGAGGACGTTACCGGTCGCGGTGTGCGCGAGCGCAATGTGTCGATGGTCTATCAGCAGTTCATCAATTACCCCCATCAGAGTGTCTTTGACAACATTGCCTCTCCATTGAAGATTGCGCGCGTTGCGGGTGATGAAATCCAGCAGCGGGTCCATGAAGTGGCGAGCCTGCTGCATATCGAGCACCTGCTGGAGCGTATGCCTCTCGAACTTTCCGGTGGGCAGCAGCAACGCACGGCGATGGCCAGAGCGTTGGTCAAGGATGCCGACCTGGTACTGTTCGACGAACCGCTGGTCAATCTCGACTACAAGCTTCGTGAGGAGTTTCGAGAGGAACTAGGTGCACTATTTGCCAGCCGTGATTGCATAGCGGTGTATGCGACCACCGAACCCGCTGAGGCGCTGGCGCTCGGAGGACACACAGCGGTGCTCCATGAGGGACGCCTGGTGCAGTATGGAGCGACTGCAGATGTCTATCGGCGACCGCAATCGCTGACCGCCGCCGAGATGTTTTCGGAGCCACCGATCAATGTGTTGAGCGGTTATATTCGTGGCGGCGAGGTGACATTTGACGAGGACGTTCATTTTCCGCTGGACGAGGCGCTCGCGACGTTGGCAGAAGGGCGCTACCACTTCGGCGTGCGGCCTTCACATCTGACCCTGAAGCAACAGTCCGAAGATGACCTGACGTTGAATGTACAGGTTGATCTCGCTGAAATCAGCGGCTCCGAGACCTTCCTGCACGTGCACAGTGACAAGGTATCGCTGGTCGCACATCTGGCTGGCGTGCATAGCTTCGCCGTCGATCAACAGCTACGGCTGTACTTCCCGATCCATGGTCTCTACGCCTTCGATGGTAGCGGCACTACTGTGCACGTGCCTGGTGCTGCGCGGATGAATGTTGCACAGGGAGATGTGTAG
- a CDS encoding ABC transporter ATP-binding protein, translating to MAEITLSGLAHSYQQDPSGDEDYALRRMDHVWEEGGAYALLGPSGCGKSTLLNIISGLLAPSSGEVLFNGRRVNELPPEERNIAQVFQFPVVYDTMTVYDNLAFPLRNVKTPEEVVHQRVMEVADSLELSAQLQRKARNLTADEKQKVSMGRGLVRDDVAAILFDEPLTVIDPQLKFKLRRKLKEIHQRFAITMIYVTHDQLEASTFADRIAVMYDGQIVQFGTPQELFERPTHTFVGYFIGSPGMNFVTVSEQGGELLADGEALPLSVAWQDAVRQALQQTDNVKLGIRPEFVEVLDTSTRNDAQQTVSLAMDVEHCQDLGTYAIVTLRAAGIRLKARINEGHSLPFDVAVGTRVDVRLPAEQLGLYVDEFRREVES from the coding sequence ATGGCGGAAATAACGCTTTCCGGATTGGCGCATAGTTATCAACAGGATCCGTCTGGTGACGAGGACTATGCGCTTAGACGGATGGACCATGTCTGGGAGGAAGGCGGCGCTTACGCTTTGCTGGGTCCATCCGGATGTGGCAAGTCGACACTGCTCAATATCATTTCCGGATTGCTGGCACCGTCGAGTGGTGAGGTGTTGTTCAATGGCCGTCGTGTCAACGAATTGCCGCCTGAAGAGCGCAACATTGCCCAGGTATTCCAGTTCCCGGTGGTCTACGACACCATGACGGTGTACGACAATCTGGCCTTTCCATTGCGTAATGTGAAAACGCCGGAAGAGGTGGTGCATCAGCGGGTGATGGAGGTTGCGGATAGCCTCGAGCTCAGCGCTCAGTTGCAGCGCAAGGCACGCAACCTCACAGCTGACGAGAAGCAGAAGGTCTCCATGGGGCGTGGCCTGGTGCGCGACGATGTCGCTGCCATTCTATTTGATGAGCCACTGACGGTTATCGACCCACAATTGAAGTTCAAGTTGAGGCGCAAGCTCAAGGAAATTCATCAGCGCTTTGCCATCACCATGATTTACGTGACCCACGACCAACTGGAAGCCTCGACCTTTGCCGACCGCATTGCGGTGATGTATGACGGCCAGATCGTCCAGTTCGGTACTCCTCAGGAATTGTTTGAACGACCCACCCATACCTTTGTCGGCTACTTCATCGGCAGTCCCGGCATGAACTTCGTGACCGTCAGTGAGCAGGGCGGAGAGCTGCTCGCCGATGGCGAAGCTCTGCCGTTATCGGTCGCCTGGCAAGACGCCGTGCGTCAGGCATTACAGCAAACCGATAACGTCAAGCTGGGCATTCGGCCTGAGTTTGTTGAGGTTCTCGACACGAGTACCCGCAATGACGCGCAGCAAACAGTCTCGCTGGCGATGGATGTCGAGCACTGTCAGGACCTCGGCACATACGCCATTGTCACATTGCGTGCCGCGGGCATTCGCCTCAAGGCACGTATCAATGAAGGCCACTCCTTGCCTTTCGATGTTGCGGTGGGGACTCGCGTGGATGTGCGCTTGCCAGCCGAGCAGCTTGGGCTTTATGTCGATGAATTCCGGCGGGAGGTGGAATCATGA
- a CDS encoding carbohydrate ABC transporter permease: MSKVRNNRAWWLILPMLALVAFSAIIPLMTVVNYSVQDVFDPSTRFFTGSEWFVQMLNDPALQAALLRQFAFSLTILLIEVPLGIGIALLMPKRGWQASVVLVLVTLPLLIPWNVVGSIWQIFTRGDIGLMGWSLRQVGYPYNITSNPLDAWVTIVLMDVWHWTSLIALLCYSGLRAIPEAYYQAARIDRASHWAIFRYIQLPKLTNVLVIGVLLRFMHSFMIYAEPFVLTGGGPGNSTTFLSQSLAVMATAQFDVGPAAAFSLIYFLIILLVCWVFYTVIMNLQKDSASGVSHD, encoded by the coding sequence ATGAGCAAGGTCCGCAATAATCGAGCATGGTGGCTGATCCTGCCGATGCTGGCACTGGTGGCATTCTCCGCGATCATTCCGTTGATGACGGTGGTCAACTATTCCGTGCAGGATGTCTTCGACCCCAGCACTCGCTTCTTTACCGGCAGCGAGTGGTTTGTGCAGATGCTCAACGACCCGGCACTGCAGGCGGCGTTGCTGCGGCAGTTCGCCTTCTCATTGACGATTCTGCTCATTGAGGTGCCGCTGGGCATCGGCATCGCGCTGTTGATGCCGAAACGTGGCTGGCAGGCGTCGGTGGTACTGGTGTTGGTGACCTTGCCATTGCTGATCCCCTGGAATGTGGTGGGCAGCATCTGGCAGATATTTACCCGCGGTGACATTGGTCTGATGGGCTGGAGCCTGCGACAGGTCGGCTATCCCTACAACATTACCTCCAATCCGCTGGATGCCTGGGTCACCATCGTGTTGATGGATGTCTGGCATTGGACCTCGCTGATCGCATTGCTCTGTTACAGCGGTCTTCGTGCCATTCCGGAGGCATACTACCAGGCGGCGCGCATCGACCGTGCTTCGCATTGGGCGATATTCCGTTACATCCAGTTGCCCAAGCTGACCAATGTCCTGGTGATCGGGGTGCTGCTGCGTTTTATGCACTCCTTCATGATCTACGCCGAGCCCTTCGTCTTGACCGGAGGCGGGCCCGGCAATTCGACGACTTTCCTCAGTCAGTCGCTGGCCGTCATGGCCACGGCACAGTTCGACGTCGGCCCGGCAGCAGCGTTTTCCTTGATCTACTTCCTGATCATTCTGCTGGTGTGTTGGGTGTTCTACACCGTGATCATGAATCTGCAGAAGGACAGCGCGTCGGGGGTATCCCATGACTGA
- a CDS encoding carbohydrate ABC transporter permease: MTDVIRKGRVIRRTLLMGLYLLFVLLPIYWLVNMSLQSNSEILGELTLWPQQLTWGNYTRIFTDSSWYMGYVNSITYVLMNMVISMAVALPAAYAFSRYSFIGDKHLFFWLLTNMMAPPAVFLLPYFQLYYSVGLFDTHIAVALAHCLFNIPLAVWILEGFMSSVPREIDETAFIDGYSFPRFFLRVFLPLIRSGIGVTLFFLFMFSWVELLLARTLTSTQAQPIASVMTRTSTASGIDWGTLAAAGVLTIVPGILVVFFVRHHIAKGFALGRT, encoded by the coding sequence ATGACTGATGTGATACGCAAGGGAAGGGTGATACGCCGTACCCTGCTGATGGGGCTATATCTGCTATTCGTGCTGCTGCCGATCTATTGGCTGGTCAATATGTCGTTGCAGAGCAACAGCGAGATACTCGGCGAACTGACCCTCTGGCCACAGCAACTCACCTGGGGTAACTACACGCGGATTTTCACTGACTCCAGTTGGTACATGGGCTACGTCAATTCGATTACCTACGTACTCATGAACATGGTGATCAGCATGGCTGTGGCACTTCCGGCGGCTTATGCTTTCAGTCGCTATAGCTTCATCGGCGACAAGCACCTGTTCTTCTGGTTATTGACCAACATGATGGCTCCACCAGCGGTCTTTCTGCTGCCTTACTTCCAGCTTTATTACTCGGTGGGGTTGTTCGATACCCATATCGCCGTGGCACTGGCGCACTGCTTGTTCAATATTCCGCTGGCCGTGTGGATTCTCGAAGGCTTCATGAGCAGCGTACCGCGCGAAATCGACGAGACCGCCTTTATCGATGGCTATAGCTTTCCGCGTTTTTTCCTGCGCGTGTTCCTGCCGCTGATCCGTTCCGGGATAGGGGTCACGTTGTTCTTCCTGTTCATGTTCTCCTGGGTTGAGTTGTTGCTGGCACGCACTCTGACGTCGACACAGGCTCAGCCTATTGCCTCGGTCATGACACGGACCTCGACGGCATCGGGAATTGATTGGGGCACTCTGGCAGCTGCCGGTGTGCTGACCATCGTGCCGGGGATTCTGGTGGTGTTCTTTGTTCGGCATCACATTGCCAAGGGCTTCGCCCTCGGGCGTACCTGA
- a CDS encoding DUF2160 domain-containing protein: MDWMVWTLPTAIFFAAIGVMLAGMTIWELASPTLERRGFLPMATTRGDRFFIGMLSAAWIHLLIVGFTPLSLWLALGTSVVWMLILLRWG; encoded by the coding sequence ATGGATTGGATGGTCTGGACCCTACCTACTGCCATCTTCTTTGCGGCAATTGGCGTCATGCTGGCAGGTATGACGATCTGGGAGCTGGCGTCACCCACGCTGGAGAGGCGTGGTTTCCTGCCGATGGCAACTACCCGAGGAGACCGCTTCTTCATCGGTATGCTCTCTGCCGCATGGATTCATCTGCTGATAGTGGGCTTCACTCCCCTCAGCTTGTGGTTGGCGCTGGGCACTTCGGTAGTCTGGATGCTGATTCTGCTGCGCTGGGGTTAA
- a CDS encoding ABC transporter substrate-binding protein, with protein MKATYKTSAWLAVGAMLASIGTQAQEDRSAVIERLADEVFADSTLSREEKIAELEWFAEAAEPFRGMEINTVAEGLTTHTWERDVLAPAFEELTGIDITHNIIGEGDVVQNMQTQMQSGRNIYDAYINDSDSIGTHIRYGATVNLSEAMENEWKDLTLPTLDLEDFIGIQYTTGPDGSIYQIPDQQFANLYWFRYDWFQREDLQQQFRDIYGYDLGVPTNWTAYEDIAEFFTEHVGEIDGKKVYGHMDYGRRDPSLGWRFHDSWLSMAGMGSPGVPFGNPVDDWGIRVDENSHPVGASVSRGGGTNSPASVFAVTKMVDWLRDYAPPEAQGMTFGEAGPVPAQGNVAQQIFWYTAFTADMVSPDVAVTDDEGNPKWRMAPSPVGPYWEDGMKVGYQDVGAWTFFNSTPEDRRSAAWLFAQFTVSKTVSLEKLMAGLTPIRESDIFSDQMTEMAPQLGGLVEFYRSPNESNWTPTGTNVPDYPRMAPLWWQNLAPAVNGDISAQEALDNLASDLDNIMTRLARAKVFSTYEPVLNEPRDPQEWLDEPGAPKAKLDNEMPQGTTVPYDQLMEEWMSAGTRE; from the coding sequence ATGAAAGCGACGTACAAGACAAGCGCCTGGCTGGCCGTCGGGGCGATGCTCGCCAGCATTGGTACGCAGGCTCAAGAGGATCGTAGCGCGGTCATCGAGCGGCTGGCCGATGAAGTCTTCGCTGACTCGACGCTCAGCCGCGAGGAAAAGATCGCTGAGCTGGAGTGGTTCGCCGAGGCCGCAGAGCCGTTTCGTGGTATGGAGATCAATACGGTTGCCGAGGGCCTGACCACTCACACCTGGGAGCGCGATGTGCTGGCGCCGGCCTTTGAAGAACTCACCGGGATCGATATCACGCACAACATCATCGGTGAAGGTGATGTGGTCCAGAACATGCAGACCCAGATGCAGTCGGGCCGCAATATCTACGATGCCTACATCAACGACTCTGACTCGATCGGTACTCATATCCGCTATGGCGCTACGGTCAACCTGAGCGAGGCGATGGAAAATGAGTGGAAGGACCTGACATTGCCGACGCTGGACCTGGAGGATTTCATCGGTATTCAGTACACCACTGGACCTGACGGTAGTATCTACCAGATACCGGATCAGCAGTTCGCCAACCTCTACTGGTTCCGCTATGACTGGTTCCAGCGCGAAGATCTCCAGCAGCAGTTCCGCGATATCTACGGCTACGACCTGGGGGTGCCGACCAACTGGACAGCCTATGAGGACATTGCAGAGTTCTTCACTGAACACGTCGGTGAGATCGATGGCAAGAAGGTCTATGGTCACATGGACTACGGACGTCGCGACCCGTCGCTGGGCTGGCGTTTTCACGATTCCTGGCTGTCGATGGCGGGTATGGGGAGCCCTGGTGTACCGTTCGGCAATCCGGTTGATGACTGGGGGATTCGCGTCGATGAGAACAGCCATCCGGTCGGTGCCAGCGTCAGTCGCGGTGGTGGCACCAACTCTCCAGCCTCGGTGTTCGCTGTTACCAAGATGGTCGATTGGTTGCGCGACTACGCACCGCCTGAGGCTCAGGGCATGACCTTTGGTGAGGCCGGGCCAGTACCGGCACAGGGCAATGTTGCTCAGCAGATATTCTGGTACACCGCCTTCACCGCCGATATGGTCAGCCCCGACGTGGCAGTGACCGATGACGAAGGTAACCCCAAATGGCGGATGGCTCCATCACCTGTCGGCCCCTATTGGGAAGACGGCATGAAGGTCGGTTATCAGGACGTAGGGGCCTGGACGTTCTTCAACTCCACACCAGAGGATCGTCGCAGTGCGGCCTGGCTGTTCGCCCAGTTCACGGTCTCGAAGACCGTCTCGCTGGAAAAGCTGATGGCGGGGCTGACACCGATTCGCGAATCGGACATCTTCTCCGACCAGATGACAGAGATGGCACCGCAACTGGGAGGGTTGGTCGAGTTCTATCGTAGCCCCAACGAGTCCAACTGGACACCAACCGGCACCAACGTGCCGGATTACCCGCGCATGGCGCCGCTGTGGTGGCAGAATCTTGCTCCCGCAGTCAATGGTGACATCAGTGCTCAGGAAGCGCTGGATAATCTTGCCAGTGACCTCGATAACATCATGACGCGGTTGGCGCGTGCCAAGGTGTTCTCGACCTATGAGCCGGTCCTCAATGAGCCGCGTGATCCTCAGGAATGGCTCGATGAACCTGGCGCACCCAAGGCGAAACTGGATAATGAAATGCCACAGGGCACTACGGTTCCCTATGACCAACTGATGGAAGAGTGGATGTCAGCCGGTACACGTGAGTAG
- a CDS encoding uracil-xanthine permease family protein, which yields MSDSPPSATTVSAGSMSRVILTGTQMLFVAFGSLVLVPLLTGLDPNVALFTAGIGTLVFHLVTGLSVPVFLASSFAFIAPINSSIANFGVSATLGGMIAAGLVYVAISQAVRLKGTAWLHRLLPAVVVGPVIMVIGLALAPIAVQMATGANSEGIGYGRAMVLSMSSLFVTLILAVFGRGLLRLVPIMGGIVVGYLLALTMGVVDFTPVREAAWLALPSFTAPSFHWAAILFMIPVAIAPAVEHIGDMVAIGSVTGRNYLDKPGLHRTLLGDGLATITASIFGGPPNTTYSEVTGAVTLTRAFDPRIMVVASFTAIVLAFFAKLGAILQTIPAPVMGGIMTLLFGSIAVVGMNTLVRSGKPLTAPRNLVIVSLVLVFGIGGMQIGGGQFALQGVSLAALVGIVLNLVLPPAKEEE from the coding sequence ATGTCTGACTCTCCACCGTCCGCGACAACTGTGTCCGCGGGATCCATGTCACGCGTCATCCTGACCGGCACACAGATGCTGTTCGTCGCCTTCGGCTCGCTGGTGCTGGTGCCACTGTTGACCGGCCTCGATCCCAATGTTGCGCTGTTTACGGCGGGTATCGGCACTCTGGTATTTCATCTGGTCACTGGTTTGAGTGTCCCTGTCTTCCTCGCGTCCTCCTTTGCCTTCATTGCCCCGATCAACAGTTCCATCGCCAATTTCGGTGTTTCGGCCACGCTCGGTGGCATGATTGCGGCAGGGTTGGTCTATGTTGCCATTTCTCAGGCGGTACGCCTCAAGGGCACGGCATGGTTGCACCGTCTACTGCCGGCGGTTGTGGTTGGTCCGGTTATCATGGTTATCGGCCTCGCGCTGGCACCGATAGCGGTACAGATGGCGACTGGCGCCAATAGTGAAGGCATTGGTTACGGGCGCGCCATGGTGCTGTCGATGTCGAGTCTGTTTGTGACCTTGATACTGGCGGTATTCGGACGTGGTCTGTTGCGTCTGGTGCCGATCATGGGCGGTATCGTGGTCGGCTACCTGTTGGCGCTGACGATGGGAGTGGTCGACTTTACGCCGGTTCGTGAAGCAGCCTGGCTGGCTCTGCCATCCTTTACCGCGCCGAGTTTTCACTGGGCAGCGATATTGTTCATGATTCCGGTGGCCATTGCCCCGGCAGTGGAGCATATCGGCGATATGGTTGCGATCGGCTCGGTAACCGGGCGCAATTACCTCGATAAACCGGGCCTGCACCGCACACTGCTGGGAGATGGTCTGGCCACGATTACTGCCAGTATCTTCGGTGGTCCGCCCAACACCACCTATTCGGAAGTGACAGGTGCCGTTACCCTGACTCGTGCCTTCGATCCCAGAATCATGGTGGTGGCGTCGTTCACCGCGATTGTACTGGCTTTTTTTGCCAAGCTTGGGGCCATTCTTCAGACCATTCCCGCGCCGGTGATGGGGGGGATCATGACGCTGTTGTTCGGTTCGATCGCCGTAGTAGGCATGAACACTCTGGTACGTTCCGGCAAACCTCTGACTGCACCGCGCAACCTGGTGATTGTTTCGCTGGTACTGGTATTCGGTATTGGCGGTATGCAGATCGGCGGCGGGCAGTTTGCCCTCCAGGGCGTAAGTCTCGCAGCCCTGGTTGGGATTGTGCTGAACCTGGTGTTGCCTCCGGCGAAGGAAGAGGAGTAG
- a CDS encoding cupin domain-containing protein, which yields MEEGFDVGARLRQLRQEKQLSQRELAKRAGVTNSTISLIELNNVSPSVSSLKKILDALPVSISAFFAGDEPNHPSPFYRASELTDIGDGQLSWRLVAARRPDRRMSILHEYYPPGADTGEEMLEHDGEEGGVIITGEIEITVNGEVGLLGPGDAYYFDSRLPHRFRNQGSQQCVIVSANTPPTFSDGGQELHHA from the coding sequence ATGGAAGAAGGTTTTGACGTTGGGGCGCGGTTACGCCAACTACGCCAGGAAAAGCAGCTTTCCCAGCGGGAGCTTGCTAAACGCGCAGGCGTCACCAACAGCACTATCTCACTGATTGAGCTCAACAATGTGAGCCCATCAGTCAGCTCGCTGAAGAAGATTCTTGACGCTCTGCCGGTATCGATCAGCGCATTCTTTGCCGGCGATGAACCCAATCACCCCAGTCCGTTCTACCGTGCCTCCGAACTCACTGATATCGGCGATGGGCAGCTCAGCTGGCGGCTGGTGGCTGCCAGGCGTCCGGATCGTCGCATGTCGATCCTGCACGAATACTATCCGCCTGGTGCCGATACCGGAGAGGAAATGCTTGAGCACGATGGTGAGGAAGGCGGTGTCATCATCACCGGCGAGATCGAAATCACGGTCAATGGCGAAGTCGGTCTACTCGGCCCTGGAGACGCCTACTACTTCGATTCGCGGCTACCCCATCGCTTCCGCAACCAGGGTAGCCAGCAGTGCGTTATCGTCAGCGCCAATACGCCACCGACCTTCTCGGACGGTGGCCAGGAACTGCACCACGCCTGA
- the mobA gene encoding molybdenum cofactor guanylyltransferase MobA translates to MEPGVLTGLVLAGGQGMRMGGIDKGLMEFAGVPMVAWATQCLRPHVDEVLISANRNLEQYAAFADRVIEDRVAGFHGPLMGIYSGMCASRSEWVVIVPCDSPMLPEDLVARLHAEAASGADIAVAHDGERWHPVVAMIRRDLHDDLRDALQAGERKVGRWYARHCCRSVDMSDCAETLANLNSEVERGALEARLRRRYDKHY, encoded by the coding sequence ATGGAGCCTGGAGTCTTGACCGGACTGGTATTGGCGGGCGGTCAGGGGATGCGCATGGGAGGCATCGACAAGGGGCTGATGGAGTTCGCCGGGGTGCCGATGGTAGCCTGGGCAACGCAGTGCCTTCGGCCTCATGTAGATGAAGTCCTGATCAGTGCCAACCGGAATCTCGAGCAGTATGCTGCCTTCGCGGATCGTGTAATCGAAGATCGCGTGGCCGGCTTTCATGGCCCCTTGATGGGCATATACAGTGGCATGTGTGCCAGCCGCAGCGAGTGGGTGGTCATCGTCCCTTGTGATAGTCCCATGCTCCCCGAAGATCTGGTGGCGCGCCTCCATGCTGAAGCCGCATCTGGCGCCGACATTGCCGTCGCCCATGATGGAGAGCGATGGCACCCAGTCGTAGCGATGATCAGACGTGACCTGCATGATGACCTGCGTGACGCGTTGCAAGCCGGTGAGCGCAAGGTGGGCCGCTGGTATGCACGCCACTGTTGTCGATCGGTGGATATGTCAGATTGTGCCGAGACCCTGGCGAATCTCAACTCCGAGGTTGAGCGTGGCGCACTCGAAGCGAGGCTGAGGAGGCGGTATGACAAGCACTACTGA
- the mobB gene encoding molybdopterin-guanine dinucleotide biosynthesis protein B, with product MTSTTDSRLILDPTLPILGLAAWSGTGKTTLLEQLLPALGHAGIRSAVIKHAHHSFDVDQPGKDSHRLRQAGATPMLVASRQRLALMLETPGEEDADLAMLVRMVMPLQPDLILVEGFKEWPLPKLELHRVGLGKSLLVEQDRWVQALACDEPDAMSVSVPVLDINDQAAMVDWVVRWVRDWPSKCRALNGECRP from the coding sequence ATGACAAGCACTACTGACAGTCGGCTGATACTCGATCCAACCCTACCGATTCTTGGCCTCGCGGCCTGGAGTGGGACCGGCAAGACGACATTGCTCGAACAGTTGTTGCCGGCTCTGGGGCATGCAGGTATCCGCAGTGCGGTGATCAAGCACGCCCACCATTCCTTCGATGTCGATCAGCCGGGCAAGGACAGCCATCGCCTTCGCCAGGCTGGGGCAACGCCCATGTTGGTGGCATCCCGACAGCGGTTGGCCTTGATGTTGGAAACACCAGGCGAGGAAGACGCCGATCTGGCGATGCTGGTGCGCATGGTGATGCCGCTACAACCCGACCTCATCCTGGTCGAGGGCTTCAAGGAGTGGCCATTACCCAAGCTGGAGTTGCATCGTGTCGGTCTCGGCAAGTCGTTATTGGTCGAGCAGGACCGCTGGGTGCAGGCACTGGCCTGTGATGAACCGGATGCGATGTCGGTCAGCGTGCCGGTGCTGGACATCAATGATCAGGCGGCAATGGTCGATTGGGTGGTCAGATGGGTACGAGACTGGCCATCGAAGTGCCGAGCTCTGAACGGGGAGTGTCGGCCATGA